In Chloroflexota bacterium, one genomic interval encodes:
- a CDS encoding HAD family phosphatase, which yields MITTILWDIGGVILRTEDPGSREQLAADLGLTRHELEKLVFGGDLGTRAQKGEITPEELWASARSALKLPSDAYPDFGERFFGGDRIDHDLVNFIRSLKPRYKIGIISNAWKDLPTALTRWGIADAFEMVVGSGDEGMMKPDARIYQLALARADAQANECVFVDDFPHNIEGAQAVGMQGILFRSAEQVRNELKNLLEA from the coding sequence ATGATTACTACAATATTATGGGACATTGGCGGCGTGATTTTGCGGACAGAAGATCCTGGTTCGCGCGAGCAACTCGCCGCAGATTTGGGGCTGACGCGCCACGAGTTAGAGAAACTGGTCTTTGGGGGCGATCTCGGCACGCGCGCCCAAAAAGGTGAGATCACCCCCGAGGAACTGTGGGCCTCTGCAAGGTCCGCGCTGAAGCTTCCCTCCGATGCCTATCCAGACTTTGGCGAGCGTTTTTTCGGCGGTGACCGCATAGATCACGATCTGGTCAATTTTATCCGCAGCCTGAAACCGCGCTACAAAATCGGCATTATCAGCAATGCCTGGAAAGATTTACCCACGGCACTGACGCGCTGGGGCATCGCCGATGCGTTTGAAATGGTGGTGGGTTCAGGGGATGAAGGGATGATGAAACCCGATGCCCGCATTTATCAACTGGCTTTAGCACGGGCAGACGCCCAAGCCAACGAATGTGTTTTTGTTGATGATTTCCCCCACAATATTGAGGGCGCGCAAGCTGTGGGAATGCAGGGCATTCTGTTCCGTAGCGCTGAACAGGTAAGGAATGAGCTAAAGAATTTGCTCGAAGCTTAG